A stretch of Fundicoccus culcitae DNA encodes these proteins:
- a CDS encoding metal-dependent transcriptional regulator: protein MSQSREDYVKFIYEHGKGEYVSNKEIAKGLGVAPPSVSEMISKLSVEGLVEYKPYHGGVLTESGERMAVDLIRKHEIWEYFLETKLQYSKDEVHELAEILEHATPLDLADRLARFIDYQK from the coding sequence ATGTCGCAAAGTCGTGAAGATTATGTGAAATTTATTTATGAACATGGCAAAGGTGAATATGTGTCTAATAAAGAAATCGCAAAGGGGCTAGGTGTTGCGCCGCCATCGGTCAGTGAGATGATTTCAAAGCTTTCTGTAGAAGGTTTAGTTGAATATAAACCTTATCACGGAGGTGTTTTGACGGAATCAGGGGAAAGAATGGCAGTAGACTTAATTCGTAAACATGAGATCTGGGAATATTTTCTTGAAACAAAGTTGCAATATTCGAAGGATGAAGTTCATGAGTTGGCTGAAATACTGGAGCATGCTACACCCTTAGATTTAGCTGATCGCTTAGCCCGTTTTATCGACTATCAAAAGTGA
- the ltrA gene encoding group II intron reverse transcriptase/maturase, with protein MNKQNDILLIDQVVSQTNMEQAIAKVRKNKGAPGVDGMTVNELDEHMATYGSAIVRKLKAGTYQPQPVKRVEIPKANGGVRLLGIPTVRDRVVQQAILQVIDPIIDPHFSEFSYGFRKGRNAHQAVARVISYYEEGYRVVVDCDLKNYFDTINHQILRNNLEYYIQDKVVLRIIWNFLKSGILDQGFYVETDMGTPQGGPLSPLLANVYLHHLDRELERRGHKFARYADDFVIYVKSRRAGERVMEGITDFIEGKLRLTVNKEKSRVTTPTQSKFLGFHIHNSTGK; from the coding sequence ATGAATAAACAAAATGATATCTTACTGATTGACCAAGTAGTCAGTCAAACAAACATGGAACAAGCTATCGCTAAAGTTCGCAAAAATAAGGGAGCACCCGGTGTAGACGGGATGACGGTTAATGAACTAGACGAACATATGGCGACTTATGGGTCAGCCATTGTTCGAAAGCTCAAGGCTGGAACCTATCAACCACAACCTGTGAAACGAGTTGAAATACCCAAAGCTAACGGTGGAGTCCGCCTTTTGGGTATTCCAACGGTAAGGGATAGAGTCGTACAACAAGCGATACTTCAAGTGATTGACCCGATAATTGACCCGCATTTCTCTGAATTTAGTTACGGTTTTCGAAAAGGTCGCAACGCTCATCAAGCGGTGGCACGAGTCATCAGTTACTACGAAGAAGGTTATCGTGTAGTAGTAGACTGTGATTTGAAGAATTATTTCGATACCATCAACCATCAAATTCTTAGAAATAATCTTGAATACTATATTCAGGATAAAGTTGTTTTAAGAATTATCTGGAACTTTCTTAAATCAGGCATCCTGGACCAAGGCTTTTATGTTGAAACGGATATGGGAACACCACAAGGAGGCCCCTTATCTCCGTTACTAGCGAATGTCTATTTACACCATTTAGACAGGGAGCTTGAGCGTAGAGGTCATAAGTTCGCTCGATACGCGGATGATTTTGTCATCTATGTAAAGAGTAGACGGGCAGGCGAACGTGTGATGGAAGGTATTACAGACTTTATTGAAGGGAAATTACGTCTAACGGTGAATAAGGAAAAAAGCCGAGTGACGACACCCACCCAATCTAAATTCCTGGGGTTTCATATTCATAATAGCACGGGAAAGTAG
- a CDS encoding M56 family metallopeptidase: MLDNNKDSVVYDGKRPIPIKQSKLISSPCVIGVFKPTILLPDTMFTDEEFQFIIEHELLHIRRQDVLLKIMLEMMIIVYWWNPMIYLFRKNLAHILELNVDETLLKNSSKEEKIEYVELLLKVQKNSQQITSYDPVTVNFSYNSEEGLLHRSQNILKSKKKQYSTFVLLIISILGFLLTTSIVFESLYLDSEKVEGTFTITPSNSYFVEKTDGTYDIYRNDTFLINIENIHQAGFEDIPVFELPQGESND, from the coding sequence TTGTTAGATAATAACAAGGATAGTGTTGTATATGATGGTAAAAGGCCTATTCCAATTAAACAATCAAAGCTTATCAGTTCTCCGTGTGTAATTGGAGTATTTAAGCCAACTATTTTGTTACCGGATACGATGTTTACAGATGAAGAATTTCAATTTATTATCGAACACGAACTGCTGCATATTCGAAGACAAGATGTCTTGTTGAAAATAATGTTAGAGATGATGATCATTGTCTATTGGTGGAATCCGATGATTTATCTCTTTAGAAAAAATTTAGCCCATATTCTTGAATTAAATGTTGATGAAACGTTGTTAAAAAACTCCTCGAAAGAAGAGAAAATCGAATATGTTGAGTTACTCTTAAAAGTTCAAAAGAATTCACAACAAATTACCAGCTATGATCCCGTAACTGTCAATTTTTCTTATAATTCAGAAGAAGGTCTTTTACATCGCTCACAAAATATTTTAAAGAGCAAAAAAAAGCAATATTCGACCTTTGTTTTATTAATCATTTCAATCCTTGGTTTTCTGCTAACAACCTCAATTGTTTTTGAATCATTATACTTAGATTCGGAAAAAGTTGAAGGAACGTTTACCATTACTCCATCAAATAGCTATTTTGTTGAAAAAACAGATGGCACTTATGATATTTACCGTAACGATACCTTTTTAATCAATATTGAAAATATTCATCAAGCAGGTTTTGAAGATATCCCAGTTTTTGAATTACCTCAAGGAGAATCTAATGACTAA
- a CDS encoding amino acid ABC transporter substrate-binding protein: MKKMIKVLISILAAFFMLQNTVSAQSDKVINNDEGVVIGFDDTFAPFGFKNDEGEYVGFDLELAAEVFNRMGVEYSFQPIDWSMKETELNTGNIDMIWNGYSITEEREKVVLFSDPYIENRQVIIVPVDSEINSKADLAGKFLATQEQSASLEAILAEEDFVSSLADEPITYATFVEVFSDLNNGRVDAIVVDETMASYYLEQSGDAENYRMLDENFGEEEYAVGFRQSDVEFVEMFNTILKDMMDDGTFAEIKSNWFSEIEAE, encoded by the coding sequence ATGAAAAAAATGATTAAAGTTTTAATTAGTATCTTAGCCGCTTTCTTTATGTTACAAAACACGGTTTCTGCACAAAGTGATAAAGTTATTAATAATGATGAAGGGGTAGTAATTGGATTTGATGATACTTTTGCTCCGTTTGGTTTTAAAAATGACGAAGGAGAATATGTTGGCTTTGACTTAGAATTAGCTGCTGAAGTTTTTAACCGTATGGGAGTCGAATACTCTTTTCAGCCGATTGACTGGAGTATGAAAGAGACAGAATTAAATACAGGCAATATCGATATGATTTGGAATGGTTATTCAATTACTGAAGAACGGGAAAAAGTCGTACTATTCTCTGATCCATATATTGAAAATCGCCAAGTTATTATTGTACCCGTTGATAGTGAAATTAATTCGAAAGCAGACTTAGCTGGTAAATTTTTAGCTACTCAAGAACAATCGGCCTCATTAGAAGCCATCCTTGCTGAAGAAGATTTTGTTAGCAGCTTAGCAGATGAACCGATTACCTATGCAACTTTCGTAGAAGTATTTAGTGATTTGAATAATGGCCGTGTGGACGCAATTGTTGTTGACGAAACTATGGCAAGTTATTATTTAGAACAAAGTGGAGATGCAGAGAACTATCGGATGTTAGATGAAAATTTTGGTGAAGAAGAATATGCGGTTGGATTTCGTCAATCGGATGTTGAATTTGTGGAAATGTTTAATACCATACTTAAGGACATGATGGATGACGGAACATTTGCTGAAATTAAGTCTAACTGGTTTAGTGAAATTGAAGCTGAATAA
- a CDS encoding rhodanese-like domain-containing protein, protein MQTISADEFYQKSKKDQLNIIDVREADEFASGHIPNAINMPLSSLARHINDLDTNVHYYFICASGSRSNMAATALSKNGFNITNVLGGMSAWKGEVV, encoded by the coding sequence ATGCAAACAATTAGTGCTGATGAATTTTATCAAAAAAGCAAAAAAGACCAACTAAATATCATTGATGTTCGTGAAGCGGATGAATTTGCATCGGGACATATTCCTAATGCCATCAATATGCCTTTAAGTAGTTTAGCGCGTCATATCAATGATTTAGATACAAATGTTCATTATTATTTTATTTGTGCTTCGGGATCCCGCTCCAATATGGCAGCTACTGCTCTATCAAAAAATGGCTTTAATATTACCAATGTTTTAGGAGGCATGTCAGCTTGGAAAGGAGAAGTTGTATAG
- a CDS encoding amino acid ABC transporter permease, with protein MIESLSMFIPLLEGFKTTFQFFILTLIGSIPLALVLALAEQRMPQWGKKIIRAYVYLFRGTPLLLQMMFVFFGLPYVGIVLGRFESALITLIVNYAAYFVEIFRGGLNAIPAGQYESLKVLSINRWTGLYRVILPQLWQIVMPSVGNEVISLIKDTSLIYILGLDELLKTGRTLANQSASLLPFVYVGIIYLVFTGITTWVLRKIEQKIAD; from the coding sequence ATGATTGAATCATTATCCATGTTTATCCCTTTACTGGAAGGGTTTAAAACTACTTTTCAATTTTTTATTTTAACATTAATTGGGAGTATCCCATTAGCTTTAGTGCTAGCGTTGGCTGAACAACGAATGCCTCAATGGGGGAAAAAAATCATTAGGGCATATGTCTATCTATTTCGTGGAACACCTTTACTGTTACAAATGATGTTTGTGTTTTTCGGATTACCTTACGTGGGGATTGTGTTAGGTCGATTTGAGTCAGCTTTAATTACGCTTATTGTCAATTATGCTGCTTATTTTGTAGAAATTTTCCGTGGTGGCTTAAATGCCATTCCTGCTGGACAATATGAGTCTCTCAAAGTCTTATCTATTAATCGTTGGACGGGACTTTATCGCGTGATCTTACCGCAATTATGGCAAATCGTTATGCCATCGGTTGGCAATGAAGTCATCAGTTTAATCAAGGATACATCTTTAATTTATATTCTTGGCTTAGATGAATTGTTAAAAACCGGTCGTACGTTAGCTAATCAATCAGCCAGTTTACTACCCTTTGTTTATGTTGGGATTATTTATTTAGTTTTTACCGGTATTACAACCTGGGTCTTACGTAAAATCGAACAAAAAATTGCAGATTAA
- a CDS encoding amino acid ABC transporter ATP-binding protein, with protein sequence MSLKVSKLSKKFGKNQIINQYDFSVTSDEITIVLGESGSGKTTLLRMINNLETVDEGSIELDGTFLVKDGQYQSAATIKEYQQKIGLVFQDYQLFPNLTVLENLLLAPLSNKYDSRDNLLEKAKSLLNQMGIEGKEDVKPYQLSGGQKQRVAIARAMMMNPSLLCFDEPTSALDDKTVSKVAELILQLKAQGMMILIITHDRTLVELLGNQAKVVESVDFV encoded by the coding sequence ATGAGTTTAAAAGTTAGTAAGCTTTCAAAGAAATTTGGAAAAAATCAAATAATCAATCAGTATGATTTTTCCGTAACGAGTGATGAAATTACGATTGTATTAGGTGAGTCAGGGAGTGGGAAGACGACACTTTTAAGAATGATCAATAATTTGGAAACTGTTGACGAAGGTTCGATTGAATTAGATGGGACGTTTTTGGTTAAAGATGGCCAATATCAATCTGCAGCCACGATTAAAGAATACCAACAAAAGATTGGCTTAGTTTTCCAAGATTATCAACTTTTTCCAAACTTAACTGTACTAGAAAATCTTTTATTAGCTCCTCTTTCAAATAAATATGACAGCCGAGACAACTTGCTTGAAAAAGCTAAATCATTGTTAAATCAAATGGGGATTGAAGGTAAAGAAGATGTTAAGCCTTATCAATTATCGGGAGGGCAAAAACAACGGGTAGCCATTGCGCGAGCAATGATGATGAATCCTAGTTTACTATGTTTTGATGAACCCACGTCTGCTTTGGACGATAAAACGGTTTCTAAAGTGGCAGAATTAATTTTGCAACTAAAAGCTCAAGGGATGATGATACTGATTATTACACACGATCGGACGTTAGTTGAACTGTTAGGAAATCAAGCAAAAGTGGTTGAGTCAGTGGATTTCGTGTAG
- a CDS encoding BlaI/MecI/CopY family transcriptional regulator, whose amino-acid sequence MKKIKVTNKELEILHILWNAGEPLTANQMCEANPELVMSTVQTNLRNLQTKKLIKVADIVLIGKAFSRSYAPLMSQEDFILNQYKNINLENLMTGFVGQNNSISDEEISKIEALLEEMRKN is encoded by the coding sequence ATGAAAAAAATTAAAGTAACAAATAAAGAATTAGAAATTTTGCACATCTTATGGAATGCTGGTGAGCCACTAACGGCTAACCAAATGTGTGAAGCCAACCCTGAACTAGTTATGAGTACCGTTCAAACAAATCTTAGAAATTTACAAACTAAGAAACTCATAAAAGTGGCTGATATTGTTCTGATTGGAAAAGCTTTTTCGAGAAGTTATGCACCATTAATGTCTCAAGAAGATTTTATTTTAAATCAATATAAGAATATTAATCTTGAGAACTTAATGACTGGTTTTGTTGGTCAAAATAATTCAATTTCAGATGAAGAAATCAGTAAAATAGAAGCTTTACTAGAAGAGATGCGTAAAAACTAG
- a CDS encoding alanine/glycine:cation symporter family protein: protein MEGIYAIVDWLWSNVIGYLLLGIGLICSIKLGFPQIKHFGQAVNVMRKSMAPNEEEGVSAFGTLMAALGGQLGTGSLVGVASALVTGGPGAIFWMWMTALFGMTISFSEIVLGQLFREKDPHGELTGGPAYYIQKGLGNRPLAVIISILYVLGIGLAIASLQTHSIANAFTGVVDIHPIVPGIIVTILAFFVIVGGMKRLTEVASLIVPVMVILYFLIVAFILVTNFQHIPAIFQMIISSAFNFRSAIGGAAGWTIVQAFRNGVARGMFSNDAGNGVVAIMHASADVKHPIQQGLLGMMGTFITTIIVCTLTALAILMTGVLETGLDGILLLQAAFKIAIGPFGSWVVFIMILSFGFTALIADIHYAEASLTNIFQENDRIPINIYRIILAILLIVGSAVQLDVIWAAVDLFVGIIILINVIAVLRLFKYVKYAYDDYFDQIKHGVEEPIWEYEKNIVT from the coding sequence ATGGAGGGGATCTATGCCATTGTCGATTGGTTATGGTCAAATGTTATTGGGTATTTGCTATTAGGTATCGGACTGATTTGTTCGATTAAATTAGGATTTCCACAGATAAAACATTTCGGTCAGGCTGTCAACGTGATGAGAAAAAGTATGGCACCAAATGAAGAAGAGGGTGTTTCAGCTTTCGGAACGCTGATGGCAGCTTTAGGTGGTCAATTAGGAACAGGGAGTTTAGTCGGTGTAGCTAGTGCCTTAGTTACTGGTGGACCAGGTGCCATCTTTTGGATGTGGATGACGGCTTTATTTGGTATGACCATCTCTTTTTCAGAAATAGTTCTAGGACAATTGTTTCGAGAAAAAGATCCCCATGGTGAATTAACAGGGGGACCAGCTTACTATATTCAAAAAGGTCTTGGTAATCGGCCGCTAGCAGTAATTATTTCTATTCTTTATGTGCTGGGAATTGGATTAGCCATAGCATCTTTACAGACTCATTCAATCGCAAATGCTTTTACAGGTGTTGTAGATATCCATCCTATAGTACCAGGAATTATTGTTACCATTTTGGCTTTTTTTGTTATTGTGGGTGGTATGAAGCGATTAACCGAAGTTGCATCATTGATTGTTCCTGTTATGGTTATTTTGTATTTTTTGATTGTTGCTTTTATTCTTGTAACAAATTTTCAACACATTCCTGCAATCTTTCAAATGATAATTTCAAGTGCTTTTAATTTTAGATCTGCTATTGGTGGTGCTGCAGGATGGACAATTGTGCAAGCTTTTAGAAATGGTGTAGCTCGGGGGATGTTTTCCAATGATGCTGGTAATGGAGTGGTAGCCATTATGCATGCTTCAGCTGATGTAAAGCATCCTATACAACAAGGATTGTTAGGCATGATGGGAACATTCATCACTACGATTATTGTATGTACCTTAACTGCTTTAGCGATACTTATGACCGGTGTTCTTGAAACAGGCTTAGATGGCATACTTTTACTTCAAGCTGCTTTTAAGATTGCTATTGGACCTTTTGGTAGTTGGGTGGTATTTATTATGATCTTATCATTTGGTTTTACGGCATTGATTGCCGATATCCATTACGCTGAAGCAAGTTTAACGAATATTTTTCAAGAAAACGATCGCATTCCAATCAATATCTATCGCATTATTTTGGCTATCCTATTGATTGTTGGTAGTGCGGTTCAATTAGATGTGATTTGGGCTGCTGTCGATTTGTTTGTAGGTATCATTATTTTAATCAATGTGATAGCAGTACTAAGGTTGTTTAAGTACGTAAAGTATGCTTATGATGATTATTTCGATCAAATTAAGCATGGAGTAGAAGAGCCGATATGGGAATATGAGAAAAATATTGTTACTTAA
- a CDS encoding helix-turn-helix domain-containing protein — translation MIGHKLRQIRKSRNLTLQETVNGIASVPFLSSVENNKSDITVKKFSRIIERLNISESELYQLLINPEVDSQSDFNENLFTILKSEDIFLFELTIEKEKRYYSKNKNMRHRHNIILLEQYKNYCLKSPINEQQIKKLYQYLYSVDQWGIYECNLFGNCVIFLSAEKIIQLYHIAGKNIAKVTDKKQYIQIISRIGFNIVINLLDKNDFPNAFDVIQIIKKNLEETDLYYEVNKINYLYGVYLLKTGKKSEGLTKMEEAIHFMYKMGDNTNAIVHKQKMESYLS, via the coding sequence ATGATAGGCCATAAATTAAGACAAATTAGAAAATCACGAAATTTAACTCTTCAAGAAACAGTTAACGGTATCGCTTCAGTTCCCTTTTTATCAAGTGTCGAAAATAATAAATCTGATATAACTGTGAAAAAATTTTCAAGAATAATAGAGAGATTAAATATAAGTGAATCCGAGTTGTATCAATTATTAATAAATCCGGAAGTTGATTCGCAAAGTGATTTTAATGAAAATTTGTTCACTATTCTTAAATCAGAAGATATATTCTTGTTTGAATTAACTATAGAAAAAGAAAAAAGATATTACTCAAAAAATAAAAATATGCGACACAGGCATAATATTATATTGCTTGAACAATATAAGAACTATTGCTTAAAATCACCTATTAATGAGCAACAAATTAAGAAATTATACCAGTATTTGTATAGTGTCGATCAATGGGGTATTTATGAATGTAATTTATTTGGAAATTGTGTGATTTTTCTTTCTGCTGAAAAAATAATTCAACTTTATCATATTGCTGGCAAAAACATTGCAAAGGTTACAGATAAAAAACAATATATTCAAATTATTAGTCGCATTGGATTTAATATTGTTATTAATTTATTGGATAAAAACGATTTTCCAAATGCTTTTGATGTTATTCAAATAATAAAAAAAAATCTTGAAGAAACTGATTTATACTATGAAGTTAATAAAATTAATTACTTATATGGAGTATATTTGTTGAAAACTGGTAAAAAAAGCGAAGGCTTAACTAAGATGGAGGAAGCAATCCATTTTATGTATAAAATGGGAGATAATACAAATGCTATAGTACATAAACAAAAGATGGAATCTTATTTGAGTTAA
- a CDS encoding universal stress protein: MTNIYKNILIPVDGSQQSIDAFKNGVHLAKKLESNVYLVRVLKDNKDEEELAENRETFFAALERYANGIGVSLTKEIVFGEPRTQIAEILVDKWDIDLIVMGATGKGRIAKMTLGSITEYVVRNAKCAVLIGRE, translated from the coding sequence ATGACAAATATTTATAAAAACATCTTGATACCAGTGGATGGTTCGCAACAATCCATTGATGCGTTTAAAAATGGGGTACATTTAGCCAAAAAATTAGAGAGTAATGTCTATTTAGTGCGTGTTTTAAAAGATAATAAGGATGAGGAAGAGTTAGCTGAAAATAGAGAAACATTTTTTGCTGCCTTAGAAAGATATGCTAATGGAATTGGTGTATCACTTACGAAAGAAATAGTTTTCGGTGAACCACGGACACAAATTGCTGAAATTTTAGTAGATAAGTGGGATATTGATTTAATTGTAATGGGGGCAACGGGTAAAGGGAGAATAGCAAAGATGACCTTAGGTTCCATTACAGAGTATGTTGTTCGGAATGCTAAATGTGCCGTTCTAATTGGAAGAGAATAA
- a CDS encoding ATP-binding cassette domain-containing protein, whose translation MLIINTLDLKTDFPLVNNISFSLEPRSIVGLVGPNGSGKSTLMRTIAGLRNEKNGFAQLKQKNHDLTPIETKSKIFYFESTNWFNSALSGMDYLYLINEIWHTDRYLIDEIINHWQLNSFIHKPISKYSLGMKQKTLLSLYHVSNADYFLFDEPTLALDKDSAEKFKIYLIRQKEKGKCIFFSAHENEDFFKICDKIYAIYEQNLIQLSMGGSK comes from the coding sequence ATGCTAATAATTAATACCTTAGATTTAAAAACCGATTTCCCCCTAGTTAACAATATAAGCTTTTCACTTGAACCAAGATCAATTGTTGGATTGGTTGGGCCTAATGGTAGTGGAAAATCAACCTTAATGAGAACAATCGCAGGATTAAGGAACGAAAAAAATGGATTTGCTCAGCTTAAACAAAAAAATCATGATTTAACTCCCATTGAAACTAAAAGCAAGATTTTTTATTTTGAGTCTACTAATTGGTTTAATAGCGCATTATCGGGAATGGATTATTTATACTTAATCAATGAAATCTGGCATACTGATAGATATTTAATTGATGAAATAATCAATCACTGGCAACTAAATTCTTTCATACACAAACCGATAAGTAAATATTCTTTAGGCATGAAACAAAAAACATTGCTATCACTTTACCATGTCTCAAATGCTGATTACTTTTTATTCGATGAGCCTACCCTTGCCCTTGATAAAGATAGTGCTGAAAAATTCAAAATCTATCTAATAAGGCAAAAAGAAAAAGGTAAATGCATTTTTTTCTCCGCTCATGAAAATGAAGATTTCTTCAAAATATGCGATAAGATCTATGCAATATATGAACAAAATCTTATACAACTTTCCATGGGAGGTTCTAAATGA
- a CDS encoding FAD-dependent oxidoreductase encodes MKKIIIVGGVAGGMSAATRLRRLMEDAEIIVMEKGPYVSFANCGLPYHISGEIEDRSDLIVQTPEALKARFELDIRTESEVLKINPEAKTVEVNHLGDIYLESYDELILSPGAKPFIPDIKGLDQADNVFGLRNVPDLDRIMSQVNQADVKEAVVVGAGFIGLEVAENLAKRGLNITLVEMAPHVLPPLDEEMAIYVQNELQNNGVTVITGQSANEFKNNGKEVVLTNGDVLPSDLTILSVGVRPENELAASAGIELGMRGGIVVDENYQTSQPNIYAVGDAIIVKQQITGEDTMIALASPANRQGRQVADVIAGLNRKNKGSIGTAIVRVFNLSAASTGLSERTAKLSGLNHVAIHTTGKSHASYFPASTPIVLKLIFDPQDGKILGAQAIGQKGVDKRIDVIATAIKGGLTIFDLPELELTYAPPFGSAKDPVNMIGYAASNIAEGLSDHVAWHELNTELANGKQILDVRSDDELLNGKFANAVQIPVNELRDRIHELDPNQEYIISCASGQRSYIAERILKQKGFKVSNLDGGFSLYQTVRPEEIIYANN; translated from the coding sequence TTGAAAAAAATAATTATTGTGGGTGGTGTAGCTGGTGGAATGTCTGCTGCAACCCGTTTACGTCGTTTAATGGAAGATGCTGAAATCATCGTTATGGAAAAAGGTCCTTATGTTTCGTTTGCAAATTGTGGATTACCTTATCATATATCTGGTGAAATTGAAGATCGTTCAGATTTAATTGTCCAAACGCCTGAAGCACTCAAAGCTCGTTTTGAATTAGATATCAGAACTGAAAGTGAAGTGCTTAAAATTAATCCAGAAGCTAAAACGGTTGAAGTGAATCATTTAGGGGATATTTATTTAGAGTCTTACGATGAACTGATTTTGTCTCCAGGAGCTAAACCATTTATCCCGGATATTAAAGGCTTGGATCAAGCTGATAATGTATTTGGATTACGTAATGTACCTGATTTGGATCGTATCATGTCTCAAGTTAATCAAGCGGATGTCAAAGAAGCGGTCGTTGTTGGTGCAGGTTTTATTGGATTAGAAGTGGCTGAAAATTTAGCAAAACGTGGATTGAATATCACTTTAGTTGAGATGGCACCGCATGTATTGCCACCTTTAGATGAAGAAATGGCTATTTACGTGCAAAATGAACTCCAAAATAATGGTGTCACTGTAATCACAGGACAATCTGCCAATGAATTTAAAAACAATGGAAAAGAAGTTGTCTTAACGAATGGGGATGTTTTACCGTCAGATTTAACCATCTTATCTGTTGGAGTAAGACCTGAGAATGAATTAGCTGCTTCAGCTGGCATAGAGTTAGGTATGCGTGGTGGAATTGTCGTAGATGAAAACTACCAAACGAGTCAGCCGAATATTTATGCTGTTGGAGATGCAATTATCGTTAAACAACAAATTACGGGCGAAGATACCATGATTGCTTTGGCTTCACCGGCTAACCGACAAGGTCGTCAAGTGGCAGATGTTATTGCTGGTCTTAATCGTAAAAATAAAGGGAGCATTGGCACAGCTATTGTAAGAGTCTTCAATTTATCAGCTGCCTCCACTGGCTTAAGTGAACGTACGGCTAAATTAAGTGGTTTAAATCATGTAGCTATCCATACAACAGGCAAAAGCCATGCAAGTTATTTCCCAGCTTCTACTCCCATCGTACTTAAATTAATTTTTGATCCACAAGATGGTAAAATTTTAGGTGCTCAAGCTATTGGTCAAAAAGGTGTTGATAAGCGCATTGATGTTATTGCAACAGCCATTAAAGGCGGCTTAACTATTTTTGATTTACCTGAATTAGAATTAACCTATGCGCCACCGTTTGGCTCAGCCAAAGACCCAGTGAATATGATTGGCTATGCAGCAAGCAATATAGCTGAAGGATTAAGTGATCATGTAGCTTGGCATGAATTAAATACCGAATTAGCTAATGGAAAGCAAATACTAGACGTACGTTCTGACGATGAATTGCTTAATGGAAAATTTGCAAATGCCGTTCAAATCCCTGTCAATGAATTGCGTGACCGTATTCACGAATTAGACCCTAATCAAGAATATATCATCTCTTGTGCAAGTGGGCAAAGAAGCTATATTGCTGAAAGAATCTTAAAACAAAAAGGATTTAAAGTTTCTAATTTAGATGGTGGTTTTTCACTTTATCAAACAGTAAGACCGGAGGAAATCATTTATGCAAACAATTAG
- a CDS encoding metal-sensitive transcriptional regulator — protein MHCDKKTINRLKRAEGQLRGIQKMIEDEKECADIITQLSAVRSSIDRTMGIIVAENLKECLNNPAEDPEKQNQKIEQAVQLIVRK, from the coding sequence ATGCATTGTGATAAAAAAACAATTAATCGTTTAAAACGGGCAGAAGGTCAACTACGCGGAATTCAAAAAATGATTGAAGATGAAAAAGAATGTGCCGATATTATCACCCAATTAAGTGCAGTCCGTTCAAGTATTGATCGGACGATGGGAATCATTGTCGCAGAAAACTTAAAAGAATGTTTGAATAACCCAGCCGAAGACCCAGAAAAACAAAATCAAAAAATCGAACAAGCGGTTCAACTCATTGTACGAAAATAG